Proteins from a genomic interval of Pseudomonas paeninsulae:
- a CDS encoding AMP-binding protein, with the protein MVDAIRLPLDVFYQREARHPNKRYMVQPLPGGQLQELSWADVGEQARRSANWLRSRELPQGSRIAIISKNCAHWIIADLAIWMAGHVSVPLYPNLTAESVRQVLNHSEAVLVFVGKLDDWPGMAPGVPEDLPSIGLPLRPTGQFSYLWDDLQACTPIQDNPTPAANQLATLIYTSGTTGTPKGVMHNFSNLGFAASHATELFGVGEDDRVLSYLPLCHVAERMFVELASIYSGQTVFFAESLETFLEDLKRARPTVIFGVPRIWTKFQMGVYSKMPAARLDFLLRLPLIGRLVGNKVLAGLGLDAVRYALSGAAPVPETLLNWYKRLGLDVLEVYGMTENCGYSHVGRPGKFKSGWIGQNSPGVEVRIAEDGEVQVRSGATMQGYYQDPQKTAETITDDGFLRTGDKGEQDSAGSLRLTGRIKEIFKTSKGKYVAPAPIENRLAVHSRIEQVCVIGDGMAQPMALCVLSDVGRQEAANGTRSDLERSLMALLEQVNLGLDKHERLQRLILVKEVWAVENGFLTPTLKIKRTVVEGTYGPHFTAWVERRETVLWHE; encoded by the coding sequence GTGGTCGATGCAATCCGTTTGCCGCTGGACGTTTTTTACCAGCGTGAAGCTCGACACCCGAATAAACGCTATATGGTTCAGCCGTTGCCGGGCGGTCAGCTGCAGGAGTTGAGCTGGGCGGATGTCGGCGAGCAGGCACGGCGTAGTGCTAACTGGCTGCGCAGCCGGGAACTGCCGCAAGGCAGCCGTATCGCGATCATTTCCAAGAACTGTGCGCACTGGATCATCGCCGACCTGGCGATCTGGATGGCCGGGCACGTCTCGGTGCCGCTGTACCCCAATCTGACTGCCGAATCGGTGCGTCAGGTGCTCAACCATTCCGAGGCGGTGCTGGTGTTCGTCGGCAAACTGGACGACTGGCCGGGCATGGCCCCAGGAGTGCCTGAGGACCTGCCGAGCATCGGCTTGCCGCTGCGCCCCACGGGGCAGTTCAGTTACCTGTGGGATGACCTGCAAGCCTGTACGCCGATTCAGGACAATCCCACGCCAGCGGCCAATCAGCTGGCTACCCTCATTTATACCTCTGGCACCACCGGCACGCCGAAAGGGGTGATGCACAATTTCAGCAACCTGGGGTTTGCCGCCAGCCATGCCACCGAGTTGTTCGGGGTCGGTGAAGATGATCGAGTCCTTTCCTACCTGCCGCTGTGTCATGTGGCTGAGCGCATGTTCGTCGAGTTGGCGTCGATCTACTCTGGGCAGACGGTATTCTTCGCCGAGAGCCTGGAGACCTTCCTCGAAGACCTCAAGCGTGCCCGGCCGACGGTGATCTTCGGCGTGCCGCGGATCTGGACCAAGTTCCAGATGGGGGTGTACAGCAAGATGCCGGCGGCCAGACTCGACTTCCTGCTCAGGCTGCCACTGATCGGGCGCTTGGTCGGCAACAAGGTTCTCGCCGGTCTTGGCCTGGACGCGGTGCGTTATGCCCTGTCTGGCGCCGCGCCTGTGCCTGAAACCTTGCTCAACTGGTACAAGCGCCTGGGCCTGGATGTGCTCGAGGTCTATGGCATGACCGAGAACTGTGGTTACTCGCATGTCGGCCGGCCGGGCAAATTCAAGTCTGGTTGGATCGGTCAGAACAGCCCCGGCGTCGAGGTGCGCATCGCCGAGGATGGCGAGGTGCAGGTGCGCAGCGGTGCGACCATGCAGGGGTATTACCAGGATCCGCAGAAAACCGCGGAAACCATCACCGATGATGGCTTTCTACGCACCGGCGACAAGGGCGAACAGGATAGCGCGGGCAGCCTGCGCCTGACCGGACGGATCAAGGAAATCTTCAAGACCAGCAAGGGCAAGTATGTCGCCCCGGCGCCGATCGAGAATCGCCTGGCCGTGCATTCACGCATCGAGCAGGTGTGTGTGATTGGGGATGGCATGGCCCAGCCGATGGCGTTGTGCGTGCTCTCCGACGTTGGTCGCCAGGAAGCCGCCAATGGTACCCGTAGCGATTTGGAGCGCAGCCTCATGGCCCTGCTCGAACAGGTCAATCTGGGCCTCGACAAGCACGAGCGCTTGCAGCGCCTGATATTGGTCAAGGAGGTCTGGGCGGTGGAAAACGGCTTTCTCACGCCGACCCTGAAGATCAAGCGCACGGTGGTCGAAGGCACTTACGGGCCGCACTTCACCGCCTGGGTCGAGCGCCGCGAAACCGTGCTGTGGCACGAGTGA
- a CDS encoding glutathione S-transferase family protein, whose translation MIDLYTAATPNGHKVSIGLEELQLPYSLHELSFERKEQKTPEFLKINPNGRIPAIVDRDNGDFAVFESGAILIYLAELTGQLLPQDLKGRSLVLQWLMFQMGGVGPMQGQANVFFRYFPEKLQGPIDRYQHETRRLYEVLDRRLGEAEYLAGDYSIADIATYPWVSIHDWSGVSIEGLEHVQRWIDALESRPAVQRGILLPRREVLDDTALKAAQSMLIQ comes from the coding sequence ATGATCGACCTTTATACCGCCGCGACCCCCAATGGCCACAAGGTGTCCATTGGGCTCGAGGAATTGCAGCTGCCCTACAGCCTGCATGAGTTGAGTTTCGAGCGCAAAGAGCAGAAGACCCCGGAGTTTCTCAAGATCAACCCCAATGGGCGGATTCCGGCCATCGTCGACCGCGATAACGGCGACTTCGCCGTGTTCGAGTCCGGCGCCATTCTGATCTACCTCGCCGAGCTGACCGGCCAACTGCTGCCGCAGGACCTCAAGGGCCGCTCGCTGGTGCTGCAGTGGCTGATGTTCCAGATGGGTGGCGTCGGCCCGATGCAGGGACAGGCCAATGTGTTCTTCCGTTATTTTCCGGAGAAGCTGCAAGGTCCGATCGACCGTTACCAGCACGAAACCCGGCGCCTCTACGAGGTCCTGGACAGACGCCTGGGTGAGGCCGAATACCTGGCCGGCGACTACAGCATCGCCGATATCGCCACCTACCCTTGGGTGAGCATCCATGACTGGTCGGGGGTCTCGATCGAGGGGCTGGAGCACGTGCAGCGCTGGATCGATGCACTCGAGAGCCGCCCGGCGGTGCAGCGCGGTATCTTGTTGCCGCGCCGCGAAGTGCTTGACGACACGGCGCTAAAAGCCGCCCAGTCGATGCTGATCCAGTGA
- a CDS encoding alpha/beta fold hydrolase, whose product MKLPFEEVRLSLPHIELAAHLYGPADGQPVIALHGWLDNAASFARLAPKLQGLRIVALDFAGHGHSDHRPLGASYSIWDNVHDVLQVAEQFGWQRFSLLGHSMGAIVAVLLAGALPERVERLALIDGLIPYTGEADTAPQKLAEALKAQMALAGKRKPVYAEFERAVQARMRGTAAVSREAAELLAQRGLMPVPGGYTWRTDSRLTLPSPLRLTHAHAMAFVRSLQCPVSLLLAEQGMFVAQPNFAELLSGLPIDLTHLPGGHHLHLDDEAGAQLVADCFNPFLRSS is encoded by the coding sequence ATGAAGCTGCCGTTCGAGGAAGTACGCCTGAGCCTGCCGCATATCGAGCTGGCGGCCCATCTGTATGGCCCGGCGGATGGCCAGCCGGTGATCGCTTTGCACGGTTGGCTGGACAATGCCGCGAGTTTCGCCCGGCTGGCGCCCAAGTTGCAGGGGTTGCGCATCGTCGCCCTGGATTTCGCCGGTCATGGCCATTCCGATCACCGTCCGCTGGGGGCCAGCTACAGCATCTGGGACAACGTGCACGATGTCTTGCAGGTGGCCGAGCAGTTCGGCTGGCAGCGGTTTTCCCTGCTCGGTCATTCGATGGGCGCCATCGTCGCGGTTCTGCTGGCCGGTGCGCTGCCCGAGCGGGTCGAACGCTTGGCGCTGATCGATGGCTTGATTCCCTACACCGGCGAGGCCGACACCGCGCCGCAGAAACTGGCCGAGGCGCTCAAGGCGCAGATGGCCCTGGCCGGCAAGCGCAAGCCGGTCTACGCCGAGTTCGAGCGTGCGGTCCAGGCGCGCATGCGCGGAACCGCTGCGGTCAGCCGCGAAGCCGCCGAGTTGCTGGCCCAGCGCGGACTGATGCCAGTACCGGGTGGTTACACCTGGCGCACCGACAGCCGCCTGACTCTGCCATCGCCGCTGCGCCTGACCCATGCCCATGCCATGGCCTTTGTCCGGTCCCTGCAATGCCCGGTGAGCCTGCTGTTGGCCGAGCAGGGCATGTTCGTGGCGCAGCCGAACTTCGCCGAGCTGTTGAGCGGTTTGCCGATCGACCTGACCCATCTGCCCGGCGGGCATCATCTGCACTTGGATGACGAAGCTGGCGCGCAACTCGTAGCAGACTGTTTCAATCCTTTCTTACGCTCGTCTTGA
- a CDS encoding DUF4389 domain-containing protein, producing the protein MSEAPEELERESILLRILWMVLFVIVWQLAELVLGAVVLLQLGYRLFYAAPSASLLGFGDSLSQYLAQIGRFGTFNSEEKPWPFADWPTPQAPQGQAPHSVPPAAHPVRDEEPKL; encoded by the coding sequence ATGAGCGAAGCGCCTGAAGAGCTGGAGCGCGAGTCAATTCTGTTGCGGATTCTGTGGATGGTGCTGTTCGTCATCGTCTGGCAGCTGGCCGAGCTGGTACTCGGCGCCGTGGTCTTGCTGCAGTTGGGGTATCGGCTGTTTTATGCTGCGCCAAGTGCCAGCCTGCTCGGTTTTGGTGACAGCCTGAGCCAGTACCTGGCGCAGATCGGCCGCTTCGGCACCTTCAATAGTGAAGAAAAGCCCTGGCCCTTCGCCGATTGGCCGACCCCGCAAGCCCCACAAGGTCAGGCGCCGCATAGCGTGCCGCCGGCCGCGCACCCGGTGCGTGACGAAGAACCGAAATTGTGA
- a CDS encoding AI-2E family transporter: protein MLNNDRLLVQILLLGLLGASLWVLAPFGSALFWAAVLSFASWPLMRGLTRLLNGRQTAAAGLLTLGWIGLVAVPLVMLGFNLAEHVGDATALFKGYQVTGLPPAPDWLVQIPLVGESLLGFWQTIDQQGAAFFATLKPYLGQVGNWLLARSAQIGGGVLELALSLVLVFFFYRDGPRLAEFARSLLERLIGERAEHYLELVAGTVQRVVNGVIGTAAAQALLALIGFYIAGVPGALILGILTFVLSLIPMGPPLVWVPATAWLFTQGEYGFAIFLGIWGVFVISGVDNILKPYLISRGGNLPLVVVLLGVFGGILAFGFMGLFLGPTLLAVAYSLLGDWVADKTPAKPPSDNLPPAERLG from the coding sequence ATGCTTAATAACGACCGCTTGCTGGTGCAGATTTTGCTCCTCGGGCTACTCGGCGCGAGCCTGTGGGTGCTTGCGCCGTTCGGCTCGGCGCTATTCTGGGCGGCAGTGCTGTCCTTCGCCAGCTGGCCGCTGATGCGCGGGCTGACCCGTTTGCTCAATGGCCGGCAAACTGCTGCGGCCGGACTGTTGACCCTGGGCTGGATTGGCTTGGTGGCGGTGCCCCTGGTGATGCTGGGGTTCAACCTGGCCGAGCATGTCGGCGATGCTACGGCGCTATTCAAGGGTTACCAAGTCACCGGCCTGCCGCCAGCGCCGGACTGGTTGGTGCAGATCCCGCTGGTGGGCGAGAGCCTGCTGGGGTTCTGGCAGACCATTGACCAGCAGGGCGCGGCGTTTTTCGCCACCCTCAAGCCTTATCTCGGTCAGGTCGGCAATTGGTTATTGGCGCGTAGTGCGCAAATTGGCGGTGGCGTGCTGGAGTTGGCCCTGAGCCTGGTGCTGGTGTTCTTTTTTTACCGCGACGGGCCACGCCTGGCAGAGTTCGCCCGCAGCCTGCTCGAACGTCTGATCGGCGAGCGCGCCGAGCACTATCTGGAGCTGGTTGCCGGCACCGTGCAGCGGGTGGTCAACGGCGTCATCGGCACAGCAGCGGCGCAGGCGCTGTTGGCGCTGATCGGGTTCTATATTGCTGGCGTTCCAGGGGCGCTGATCCTCGGCATCCTCACCTTCGTGCTCAGCCTGATCCCCATGGGGCCGCCGCTGGTTTGGGTGCCGGCGACTGCCTGGTTGTTCACTCAGGGTGAATATGGTTTTGCCATATTTCTCGGTATCTGGGGCGTGTTCGTGATCAGCGGCGTGGACAACATCCTCAAGCCGTACCTGATCAGCCGCGGCGGCAACCTGCCGCTAGTAGTGGTCTTGCTGGGGGTGTTCGGCGGCATTCTGGCTTTCGGTTTCATGGGCCTGTTCCTCGGCCCGACCTTGCTCGCGGTGGCCTACAGCCTGCTCGGCGACTGGGTGGCGGATAAAACGCCGGCCAAGCCGCCGAGCGATAACCTGCCGCCAGCGGAGCGACTGGGCTAG
- the sixA gene encoding phosphohistidine phosphatase SixA, whose product MRLWLLRHGEAEAQARSDPERALTTRGRLEVRQAAVQLEGRALGAILVSPYVRAQQTAALVREALGFTGGMHTVPWLTPDNDPREVLRQLDRYADGEVLLVSHQPLVGALAGLLMHGHRQQPLPMYTASLAELEGEVLAAGLMDLLALVHPQHA is encoded by the coding sequence ATGAGGCTGTGGTTGCTGCGCCATGGCGAGGCCGAGGCGCAGGCACGCAGCGATCCCGAGCGCGCCTTGACGACTCGCGGTCGTCTGGAGGTTCGCCAGGCGGCGGTACAGCTGGAAGGGCGTGCGCTCGGCGCGATCCTGGTCAGCCCCTATGTGCGTGCACAACAAACCGCCGCACTGGTCCGCGAAGCCCTGGGTTTCACCGGCGGCATGCATACCGTGCCCTGGCTGACGCCGGATAACGACCCGCGCGAAGTCCTCAGGCAGCTCGATCGCTACGCCGATGGCGAGGTGCTGCTGGTGAGCCACCAACCGCTGGTTGGGGCCCTGGCCGGCTTGTTGATGCATGGGCATCGTCAGCAGCCGTTGCCCATGTACACCGCCAGCCTGGCCGAGCTGGAGGGCGAAGTTCTGGCTGCCGGGTTGATGGATTTGCTCGCGTTGGTGCACCCGCAACACGCCTGA
- a CDS encoding NAD(P)H-dependent glycerol-3-phosphate dehydrogenase, whose amino-acid sequence MTDQQPIAVLGGGSFGTAIANLLAENGQQVLHWMRDPDQVEAILATRENPRYLKGIKIHSGVVPLSDLLATLSACQLVFVALPSSALRQALQPVAEQLSGKLLVSTTKGIEAQSFKLMSQILEEIAPQARIGVMSGPNLAREVAEHALTATVIASEDEELCLRVQEALHGRTFRVYASGDRFGVELGGALKNVYAIIAGMASAMGMGENTRSMLITRALAEMTRFAVQLGANPMTFLGLAGVGDLIVTCSSKKSRNYQVGFALGEGLSLEDAVDRLGEVAEGVNTIKVLKDKAEELQIYMPLVAGLHAIVFEGRTLRQVIEELMLAEPKTDVDFIPTTGF is encoded by the coding sequence ATGACAGATCAGCAACCCATAGCCGTACTTGGCGGCGGCAGCTTCGGCACTGCCATTGCGAACCTGTTGGCAGAGAATGGTCAGCAGGTGTTGCATTGGATGCGCGACCCGGATCAGGTCGAGGCCATCCTCGCTACGCGCGAAAATCCGCGTTATCTCAAAGGGATAAAAATTCACTCAGGTGTGGTCCCCCTCTCTGACCTTCTCGCGACCCTGAGTGCTTGCCAGCTGGTGTTTGTTGCCTTGCCCTCCAGCGCCCTGCGTCAGGCGCTGCAGCCAGTAGCCGAGCAGCTCAGTGGCAAGCTGCTGGTCAGTACCACCAAGGGCATCGAAGCACAGAGTTTCAAGCTGATGAGTCAAATCCTCGAAGAGATCGCCCCGCAGGCGCGTATCGGGGTGATGTCTGGGCCGAACCTGGCCAGGGAGGTCGCCGAGCACGCACTGACTGCCACGGTGATCGCCAGTGAGGATGAAGAGCTGTGCCTGCGGGTTCAGGAGGCTCTGCATGGCCGTACCTTCCGCGTCTATGCCAGTGGCGACCGCTTTGGCGTGGAACTGGGCGGCGCACTGAAGAATGTCTACGCAATCATCGCCGGTATGGCCTCGGCCATGGGCATGGGCGAGAACACCCGGAGCATGCTGATCACGCGTGCATTGGCGGAGATGACCCGCTTTGCCGTGCAATTGGGTGCCAACCCGATGACCTTCCTCGGTCTGGCTGGGGTCGGCGATTTGATCGTCACCTGTTCGTCGAAGAAAAGCCGTAACTATCAGGTCGGCTTCGCCTTGGGCGAGGGCCTGAGCCTCGAGGACGCGGTGGACCGATTGGGCGAGGTGGCAGAAGGGGTCAACACCATCAAGGTACTCAAGGACAAGGCCGAGGAATTGCAGATATACATGCCACTGGTCGCAGGTTTGCATGCCATTGTGTTTGAGGGCCGCACGCTGAGGCAGGTGATCGAAGAGTTGATGCTTGCCGAGCCCAAGACCGATGTCGATTTTATTCCCACCACGGGTTTCTGA
- a CDS encoding DUF4892 domain-containing protein — protein sequence MRCFSLLGGVLVSAAMAAAVSAADVAGSRDLEVLPRFPGSQIVSFSEVAEQERIYPQGSIRRISGRLRYEREVATQGQLTSLTYELPSTHAADDVFTAAREALQAQDAELLYWCQARECGSSSLWANAVFGNRILYGSDDEQAYVLMRLAEPRQDSLLALYSITRGNKRAYLHVELLEANTPLAEVLPTPATLFRQLKDGGELRLPKQAEPSEAWVALLARSLNLDSTLRVSLSGAQAEAWRQALVEQRVRAARLELGDAAVAGLRINLLR from the coding sequence ATGCGTTGCTTCAGTCTGTTGGGTGGGGTATTGGTAAGCGCTGCCATGGCGGCAGCTGTATCTGCCGCGGATGTTGCCGGTAGCCGCGATCTCGAGGTGCTGCCGCGTTTTCCCGGTAGTCAGATCGTCAGTTTTAGCGAAGTCGCCGAGCAGGAGCGAATCTACCCGCAAGGTTCGATTCGGCGTATCAGTGGCCGCCTGCGCTACGAGCGCGAAGTGGCGACGCAAGGGCAGCTCACTTCGCTGACGTACGAGTTACCGTCTACCCATGCGGCCGATGACGTGTTCACCGCTGCCCGCGAAGCGTTGCAGGCGCAGGATGCCGAGCTGCTCTACTGGTGTCAGGCCCGTGAGTGTGGGTCGAGTAGCCTGTGGGCCAATGCGGTATTCGGCAATCGCATCCTGTATGGCTCCGATGACGAGCAGGCCTACGTGCTGATGCGCTTGGCCGAGCCGCGACAGGATAGCTTGCTGGCGCTCTACAGCATCACGCGGGGCAATAAACGCGCCTATTTGCATGTCGAGCTGCTGGAGGCCAATACACCGCTGGCCGAAGTGTTACCAACGCCGGCCACCTTGTTCCGCCAGTTGAAGGACGGTGGCGAGTTGCGCCTGCCGAAGCAGGCCGAGCCCAGCGAAGCCTGGGTGGCATTGCTGGCACGCAGCCTCAACCTCGACAGCACCTTGCGCGTTAGCCTGTCTGGCGCCCAGGCAGAAGCCTGGCGCCAGGCGCTGGTCGAACAGCGGGTCAGGGCCGCGCGACTGGAGTTGGGCGATGCCGCGGTTGCAGGTCTGCGCATCAACCTGTTGCGCTGA
- a CDS encoding alpha/beta fold hydrolase yields MTQPVFFAHANGFPSATYGKLFAALAPDYHVLHLPQHGHDPRFPVNDNWSNLVDELLHHLEQRGEPVWGVGHSLGGVLHYHAALLRPELYLGVVMLDSPVLTLADRIVIRAAKRFGFIDRITPAGRTLGRREEFADLVEARSYFAAKSLFRRFDPECLDAYLQHGLHGNGQGLRLRFDPATEISIYRSVPHTNPGRPQQLQVPLAMIRGRHSRVVLPHHARLIRRMAKGEYLTLPGGHMFPLERPQDTAELLRSLFQRWSGQPPVEVSA; encoded by the coding sequence ATGACTCAACCCGTGTTCTTCGCCCATGCCAATGGTTTCCCCTCGGCCACCTACGGCAAGCTGTTCGCCGCCCTGGCCCCGGATTACCACGTACTGCATCTGCCGCAACATGGTCACGACCCGCGCTTCCCGGTGAATGACAACTGGAGCAACCTGGTCGACGAGCTGCTGCATCACCTCGAGCAGCGTGGCGAGCCGGTGTGGGGCGTCGGGCATTCGCTTGGCGGTGTGCTGCATTACCACGCGGCCTTGCTCAGGCCTGAGCTGTACCTCGGGGTGGTGATGCTCGATTCGCCGGTGCTGACCCTGGCCGACCGCATCGTCATCCGCGCGGCCAAGCGCTTCGGTTTTATCGACCGCATCACTCCGGCTGGACGCACCCTGGGGCGGCGCGAAGAGTTCGCCGACCTGGTCGAGGCGCGCAGCTACTTCGCCGCCAAGAGCCTGTTTCGCCGTTTCGATCCGGAATGCCTGGATGCCTATCTGCAGCATGGTCTGCACGGCAATGGGCAGGGTCTGCGCCTGCGTTTCGACCCGGCCACGGAAATCAGTATCTATCGCAGCGTGCCGCACACCAATCCGGGACGCCCGCAGCAACTGCAAGTGCCGCTGGCCATGATTCGTGGTCGGCACAGCCGGGTGGTGCTGCCGCATCACGCACGCTTGATTCGGCGCATGGCCAAGGGCGAATACCTGACCCTGCCGGGCGGTCACATGTTCCCCCTGGAGCGGCCGCAGGACACTGCCGAGCTGTTGCGCTCGCTGTTCCAGCGCTGGTCCGGTCAACCCCCTGTCGAGGTGTCCGCATGA
- a CDS encoding efflux RND transporter periplasmic adaptor subunit, which translates to MRSLLITLVVSAGLLTFVWWWNQPQPMPVQLYAVERGPVETLVANTRAGTLKSCRRSRLSFNTGGQVSELLVEEGQQVQAGEVLMRLRQDDLLARVQAAEARLEDKRNAREQRCRSAGLGQRDYQRLRHLAERQLASADRLDQAETKAHLAQLVCTSSATLIREAEANLALQRSLLDQATLRAPFSGIVAQINGELGEFVTPSPPGIPTPPAVDLIDDSCLYVEAPIDEVDAGRVSIGMSVRISLDAFRGRHFAGQVSRIAPFITELEKQARTVNVEVRFVQLPVDVALLTGYSADVEILLEQSAGSLRIPTETLLEGRRVLRYDSGTGLLNEVALNTGLANWRWTEVLGGLAEGEHILASLNQDGLKDGVAVISSNTAEPLR; encoded by the coding sequence ATGCGCAGCCTATTGATCACGCTTGTAGTGTCAGCTGGTTTATTGACGTTTGTTTGGTGGTGGAACCAACCCCAGCCGATGCCGGTTCAGCTCTATGCGGTCGAACGCGGACCAGTGGAAACGTTGGTGGCCAATACCCGTGCCGGTACGCTGAAGTCCTGCCGACGGTCGCGCCTGTCATTCAATACTGGCGGGCAGGTCAGTGAGTTGCTGGTCGAGGAAGGGCAGCAGGTGCAAGCTGGCGAGGTCTTGATGCGGCTGCGTCAGGATGACCTACTGGCTCGGGTGCAGGCAGCCGAAGCGCGCCTCGAGGACAAGCGCAATGCCCGTGAGCAACGTTGCCGCAGTGCCGGCCTGGGTCAGCGCGATTATCAGCGCCTGCGCCATCTGGCGGAGCGCCAGTTGGCTTCCGCGGACCGCCTGGACCAGGCCGAAACCAAGGCGCATCTGGCGCAGCTGGTGTGCACCTCCAGCGCTACGCTGATCCGCGAGGCCGAAGCCAATCTGGCGTTGCAGCGTTCGCTGCTCGATCAAGCCACCCTGCGCGCACCGTTCTCCGGCATAGTCGCGCAGATCAATGGCGAACTGGGCGAGTTCGTCACCCCGTCACCGCCGGGGATTCCCACGCCGCCGGCGGTGGATCTGATCGATGACAGTTGTCTGTATGTCGAGGCGCCGATCGACGAGGTAGATGCCGGACGCGTGAGCATCGGCATGTCGGTACGCATCAGCCTGGACGCCTTCCGCGGGCGCCATTTCGCCGGTCAGGTGAGCCGCATTGCACCATTCATAACCGAGTTGGAGAAACAGGCGCGGACCGTCAATGTCGAGGTGCGCTTCGTCCAGTTACCGGTTGATGTGGCCTTGCTCACCGGTTACAGCGCCGATGTGGAAATTCTGTTGGAGCAGAGTGCCGGCAGCCTGCGCATCCCGACCGAAACGTTGCTGGAGGGGCGCCGGGTACTGCGTTACGACTCTGGAACCGGGTTGCTCAACGAAGTGGCGCTGAATACCGGTCTGGCCAACTGGCGCTGGACCGAGGTGCTGGGCGGCTTGGCGGAGGGTGAGCACATCCTCGCCAGCCTCAACCAGGACGGACTCAAGGATGGGGTCGCGGTGATCTCGAGCAACACCGCGGAGCCGTTACGATGA
- a CDS encoding hotdog fold thioesterase: protein MSLWRQTPDIEQLNASLSNTIGEQLDIRFESFDDDSISASMVVDSRTHQPYGLLHGGASVVLAETLGSTASYLCIDTSQFYCVGLEVNANHLHGLRNGRVTAVARAVHLGRTTHVWDIRLSGEDGKISCIARLTMAIVPLGENGPALR from the coding sequence ATGAGCCTGTGGCGGCAAACTCCGGATATCGAACAGCTCAATGCGAGCTTGAGCAACACCATCGGTGAGCAGTTGGACATTCGCTTCGAATCTTTCGACGACGACTCCATCAGCGCCAGCATGGTGGTCGACTCGCGCACCCATCAGCCCTATGGCCTGCTGCACGGCGGCGCCTCGGTGGTGCTGGCGGAAACCCTCGGCTCGACCGCCAGTTACCTGTGCATCGATACCAGCCAGTTCTATTGCGTCGGCCTGGAGGTGAACGCCAACCACCTGCACGGTCTGCGCAACGGGCGGGTCACTGCGGTGGCGCGCGCCGTGCACCTGGGGCGCACTACCCATGTCTGGGACATTCGCCTGAGCGGCGAGGATGGCAAAATCAGCTGCATCGCACGGCTGACCATGGCCATCGTGCCGTTGGGCGAGAACGGCCCGGCGCTACGTTGA